The following proteins are encoded in a genomic region of Oncorhynchus keta strain PuntledgeMale-10-30-2019 chromosome 6, Oket_V2, whole genome shotgun sequence:
- the LOC118385021 gene encoding rho GTPase-activating protein 31: protein MNPFWAVCMVFTFGLQFLPFPGSWINGCIFEDLFVLNSWTNNWIQMKNKGAKQRSKKKGCDNAFDCDLTEHLQNSGKDVPQVLRTCAEFIEKHGVVDGIYRLSGVTSNIQRLRQEFCSELCPDLTKEVYLQDIHCVGSLCKLYFRELPNPLLTYELYKKFTDAVSVQEDHERLQHIQEVIKELPLPHFRTLEYLTKHLAHLATLSPQTNMHTRNLALVWAPNLLRSKDIEIASCNGDMAFQEVRVQQTVVEFILNHTEQIFNHAAAPIKTKEGPSLMCGEKYATLPISGQGGPMKLMSLEEAQARSLSPNHPARKERERENSLPDTSAATLYHTVIDISDTKEKVSGKSKKWKFIFNLGKSVTDSKGRLSRNGSVFMKAQNITEKAAIRPARSMDSLCSLQADDDKAGNFSSAGGANGFFAPGIKSRTLESGTLHDVSEQDQRREFEMKSLSEATGGSSPNMKRRGSPSVSPPQQKALPEQLKVFKGEDDLSSCQPSSPKNRRMLCSGSTHSSASRPSFPGSLFPESSPRHQRKALNISEPFAVSVPLRVSAVISSNSTPCRAQGKERPAAAALKPSRETSQSEQSDSSGSSSYREHPLGESSVVSESSIYSNSSSTPVEKEERPAERSREEAGFKRVTEVSRSEGEVNNVQGKVGVSDLRQSSTPTTREEDQEKLQFPGEQLDNPPAPQYEPKELTQLDLGSLPIKEELWSDLHLELKITEPEIDIMDEEIMPVFCSNKKTCEDVKEMPDAPAKRRSSLPTHSLLYKGQPLMPTRPALTYHGADTVAHSARKHSSDTQFPNDKMLHFTVGTDMKNTPLHAADSTHKTKNKLHTSSKSKLPETDKPTFVKPRPVVTHLAEPSLHSTQQSQVTKSLQPGDVVTDIGTSVAEKGKEPSGKSKSQDGVKGVFHDNGKNALSVVMGGIERLSICLEERPHNTLGRPHQDDEDGCGGHSELEDLEEEPWEEVFSSTKQWVTSPLHSPTLKDLFGKLDVSSSCSAGEGLSSNELNVPPLSRDDKSTNGSCPFTSIEVFPGKRSQACSSKTETKVTHLLPLPSKTTLVGDDATGTQRGNSCTAKQKNTSSSQRFQRQMSSEASHSGKIEQNSFSKHRPYSLNLDLGHRRIRDISNQQNLESAELSSIQRGAVTLSETKSNGLSQELELFLSHRQAPVRRNSAPVSVSSVRTAFMVKTCQAKAVPVIPPKVQYSHIPHPRQDKGSGAGKGPEKEFTKTRGDELDPVPLLPSMRDLKEELENKEPVPKSQIRQPIAEKCTETNKTTPTSDPPVLRRKRSSNAEAFSDFPRPERSTVLQRPSFRNRQRPQSLILFSPPFPIMDHPPLGDDAKLILSPIRRPTEISALDVFSKEMAENLRTPEGVTLQNKMTIPKSGQRLETSTSCFYQPQRRSMIFDSRNHRQIE, encoded by the exons TTCCTCAAGTTTTAAGGACATGTGCAGAGTTCATTGAGAAACATGGTGTTGTGGATGGAATATACAGGCTCTCGGGAGTCACCTCAAATATCCAGCGACTAAG ACAGGAATTTTGCTCTGAGTTGTGCCCTGACCTCACAAAGGAGGTGTACCTCCAGGACATCCACTGTGTGGGCTCCTTGTGCAAGCTGTACTTCAGGGAGCTACCCAATCCCCTACTCACTTATGAGCTTTACAAGAAATTCACT GACGCCGTCTCAGTCCAGGAGGATCATGAAAGGCTACAACATATCCAGGAAGTCATTAAAGAGCTACCACTCCCCCACTTTAG GACTCTGGAATATCTTACCAAGCATCTGGCCCACCTGGCCACCTTAAGTCCCCAGACTAACATGCACACCCGCAACCTGGCCTTGGTATGGGCTCCAAACCTATTGCG CTCGAAAGATATTGAAATTGCATCCTGCAATGGGGACATGGCTTTCCAGGAGGTGCGGGTTCAGCAGACTGTGGTTGAGTTCATTTTAAATCACACTGAGCAGATCTTCAACCACGCAGCTGCACCAATAAAAACGAAAGAAG GACCCAGTTTGATGTGTGGGGAGAAGTATGCCACTCTTCCTATCAGTGGCCAAGGTGGGCCAATGAAGCTGATGAGCCTAGAGGAGGCCCAGGCCCGCTCCCTGAGCCCGAACCACCCAGCACGGAAAGAACGAGAACGGGAGAACAGTCTACCTGACACCAGCGCGGCCACACTATACCATACCGTCATAGACATATCGGATACCAA aGAAAAGGTTTCTGGGAAATCGAAGAAGTGGAAATTCATCTTCAACCTGGGCAAGTCTGTGACGGACTCTAAGGGAAGACTGAGCCGGAATGGGAGCGTGTTCATGAAAGCACAGAACATCACAG AAAAGGCAGCTATCCGACCAGCGAGAAGCATGGACTCTTTGTGCTCTCTGCAGGCAG ATGATGACAAGGCAGGAAATTTCAGCTCAGCAGGCGGGGCCAACGGTTTCTTTGCGCCCGGCATAAAATCCAGAACACTTGAATCTGGCACGCTCCATGATGTCAGTGAACAGGACCAGAGGCGGGAGTTTGAGATGAAGAGTTTGAGCGAGGCCACAGGTGGCAGCAGCCCTAATATGAAGAGAAGGGGCTCTCCAAGTGTCTCACCACCACAGCAGAAGGCTCTACCCGAACAACTGAAGGTTTTCAAAGGCGAGGATGACCTCAGCAGCTGCCAGCCCAGCTCCCCTAAGAACAGGAGGATGCTGTGTTCTGGCTCCACCCACAGCAGTGCATCCAGGCCCTCCTTCCCTGGAAGTCTCTTTCCAGAGTCCTCCCCCAGGCATCAGCGCAAGGCTCTCAACATATCAGAGCCCTTTGCTGTGTCTGTGCCCCTGAGGGTGTCTGCAGTCATCAGCTCCAACAGCACTCCCTGCAGGGCACAAGGGAAGGAGAGGCCTGCTGCAGCTGCTCTGAAACCAAGCAGAGAGACCTCCCAGTCAGAACAGAGTGACAGTAGTGGCAGCTCAAGTTACAGAGAGCACCCCCTTGGAGAGAGCAGTGTTGTGAGTGAGAGCAGTATCTACAGTAACAGCAGCTCAACCCCAGTGGAAAAGGAGGAGAGaccagcagagaggagcagagaggaggcaggttTCAAAAGGGTGACAGAAG TTTCAAGAAGTGAAGGAGAGGTGAACAATGTTCAAGGGAAGGTGGGAGTATCTGACCTGAGACAGTCTTCCACTCCCACCACAAGAGAGGAAGATCAAGAGAAACTGCAATTTCCTGGGGAACAACTGGACAACCCGCCAGCACCACAGTATGAGCCAAAAGAACTGACACAACTG GATTTGGGATCTTTACCTATCAAGGAAGAGCTGTGGTCTGACCTCCATCTTGAGCTGAAAATTACTGAGCCTGAGATTGACATAATGGACGAGGAGATAATGCCTGTTTTCTGTTCCAATAAGAAAACTTGTGAGGATGTTAAGGAAATGCCAGATGCACCAGCAAAAAGAAGAAGCAGCCTTCCAACTCACTCATTATTATATAAGGGACAGCCTTTGATGCCCACCAGGCCTGCGCTGACCTATCACGGTGCTGACACTGTAGCACATTCAGCAAGAAAGCACTCCTCAGACACACAATTTCCAAATGACAAAATGTTACATTTCACGGTTGGCACAGATATGAAAAATACACCTCTACACGCTGCTGATTCAACAcataaaacaaaaaacaaactaCACACTTCCTCAAAATCTAAGCTCCCAGAAACTGATAAACCCACTTTCGTCAAGCCACGGCCTGTGGTTACTCACCTCGCAGAGCCAAGTTTACATTCTACTCAACAAAGCCAGGTCACAAAAAGTTTGCAGCCAGGGGATGTCGTAACAGACATAGGCACGTCTGTAGCAGAGAAGGGAAAAGAGCCATCGGGGAAAAGTAAAAGTCAAGATGGGGTCAAAGGGGTTTTCCATGACAATGGAAAGAATGCTTTGTCAGTTGTCATGGGAGGCATTGAGAGGCTTTCAATATGTTTGGAAGAAAGACCCCACAACACCTTGGGGCGACCACACCAAGACGATGAGGATGGATGTGGAGGACACTCCGAGTTGGAGGACTTGGAGGAGGAACCTTGGGAGGAGGTCTTCAGCTCCACCAAACAGTGGGTGACCAGTCCTCTCCATTCACCCACACTTAAGGATTTGTTTGGAAAACTAGATGTGTCATCGTCTTGTTCTGCAGGAGAAGGTTTGAGCTCCAATGAACTAAACGTTCCTCCTCTATCTAGAGATGACAAATCAACAAATGGATCATGTCCTTTTACGAGCATAGAAGTGTTCCCAGGAAAGAGGTCCCAGGCATGCAGCAGCAAAACAGAGACCAAAGTCACACATCTACTTCCCTTACCCTCCAAAACCACCCTGGTTGGTGATGATGCAACTGGAACACAAAGAGGAAACAGCTGCACAGCCAAACAGAaaaacacctcctcctcccagaGGTTTCAAAGACAGATGTCTTCTGAAGCATCTCATTCAGGAAAAATAGAGCAGAACAGCTTTTCCAAACACAGGCCCTACTCACTCAATTTGGATTTAGGACATCGACGCATCAGAGACATTTCCAATCAGCAAAACCTTGAATCAGCTGAGTTGTCCTCCATTCAGAGAGGGGCAGTGACACTGTCTGAGACCAAATCCAACGGCCTGTCCCAGGAACTGGAGCTGTTCCTGAGCCATCGACAGGCCCCTGTGCGCCGGAACTCGGCCCCCGTCAGTGTGTCGTCTGTCAGGACGGCCTTCATGGTAAAAACGTGTCAGGCCAAAGCCGTGCCTGTCATCCCCCCCAAGGTGCAGTACAGCCACATACCTCATCCTAGGCAAGACAAGGGCTCTGGTGCAGGAAAGGGACCAGAGAAAGAATTCACAAAAACCAGGGGAGATGAACTAGATCCTGTACCTCTTCTTCCCTCTATGAGGGATCTAAAGGAGGAGTTGGAGAATAAGGAGCCAGTGCCCAAATCCCAGATAAGGCAGCCTATTGCAGAGAAATGTACAGAGACTAATAAAACTACACCTACTTCAGACCCACCGGTGCTACGAAGAAAACGCTCCTCCAATGCAGAGGCCTTTTCTGATTTTCCAAGACCTGAACGTTCCACTGTTCTACAAAGGCCATCCTTTAGGAACCGCCAGAGACCACAGAGCCTCATCTTGTTCAGTCCACCCTTTCCCATCATGGATCACCCACCACTGGGGGATGATGCCAAGCTCATCCTCTCGCCCATCAGACGTCCAACTGAAATATCAGCACTTGACGTCTTTTCCAAAGAGATGGCAGAGAACCTCAGGACCCCAGAGGGGGTGACACTGCAGAACAAAATGACAATACCCAAGagtggacagagactggagacctCGACCAGCTGCTTTTATCAGCCACAGAGGAGGTCCATGATATTTGACAGCAGAAACCACAGGCAGATTGAATGA